TTGAAAGTGTAGGAATTAAAGTGAGATTTGGTGTAAACCAAAAGGGTCTGAAGTGTTTGATAAAAGTCCCGTCGGGGATGTTGTGGAGTGGACTGCAATGATTGACCCGTATGGGAAAAGGGTGGACATTACGAAGGCAAGAGAGCTGTTTGAAAAAATGCCTGACAGAAATGTTATATCTTGGAGCGCAATGATGGCTTCTCATTCTCCGGCTGGTGACTTCAGGGAGGTGTTGAGCCTGTTTAGACAGATGCAAGAAGTGGGTGTTGAGCCAAATGAATCTGTGTTAGTCAGTGTGCTGACTACTTGTGCTCACCTTGGTGCGCTAGCGCAAGGGTTTTGTGTTCACTCCTACGCCAAGCGACGAAATCTTGATTCCAATCCCATTCTGGCCACTGCGTTGGTTGACGTGTACTCAAAATGTGGTTGTGTTGAGTTGGCTTTACCAGTAATTGACAACATTCCGAATAAGGATGCTGGAGCATGGAATGCTATCATTTCTGGGTCTGCAATGAGTGGAACGCTAGAGAATTATTCtaactttttaataaaatgacaACGGAGGGGACTCAGCCGACTGAGATAacttttgtttctcttcttaGCGCTTGCACGCATTCAAGATTGGTTAAGGGGGGGCTTAAATTGTTTGAACAAATGGATACCTTCTATGGGGTCAAACCGAAGCTCGAGCATTATGCATGCGTGGTTGATCTTTTGGCTCGAGCAGGCATGGTGAAGGAAGCCGAGATGTTCATAGAGGAGGAGATGGGTGGGATCGAGCGAGGGGATGTAAATGTCTGGGGAGCTTTGTTGTCTGCTTGTAGAGCCAATGGCAATGTTGATGTTGCAAACAGAGTTTGGAAAAAGTTGGCTAGCATGAGAGTTGGCTCTCAATACAACAAACCTGGTTGCAGTGTTATAGGGGTGAATGGTGTTGTTCATGAGTTTCATGAATCTTTGCAAGAAATGTGTGGACTGCTAGATTCTTTATCTAATGCATCGTATATAGCTTAGTAAATTTATATACAGTCACTGGCAGATTTTTGCGttacctttttccttttttgttcatACATCTCAAGAACTCCGTTTGGGATATTATCTACTGTTGATCCCAAGCCCGAATAAaagaggagggttgtgttaggcagccgacagccaacgtaaaacttaatcggatccaaaacatgaactctagacaaattatgaaaaaacgttTGGGCGTGGACGTAACCATTCGTAGCGACGCGTTACACTGCCCGCGtatagtgtcaagtgagctagggccgctgcatcgacgcccggatgtagtgacaaatgagcaagggttcccgcatttgcttggacggatgtgggtaaagaagttagtccaacatcaaaatcaaaatcaaaaataaaatcaaattctaagtcaaagccaaaaacaaaatcatagattaaggattgggtcatggaacataggaacattaacaggcaaagctatggaagtggtagatgtgatgattaggagaaagattaatattatgtgccttcaagagacgagatgggtagggaaaaaagtaaaaattttgtcagaaaatggatataaaatatggtacacaggaaatgatcgagcaaaaaatagAGTGAggatcattatggataaaagcttagtagatgaggtagtggatgtaaagagaataggggataagattattatggtgaaggttattttaggaagaatgactataaatatctttagtacatatgcaccacaagcggggttaggtggggagataaaagcaaaattccgGGAGGActtagagggactcatacaaatgataccaagaggagagaaagtgattataggaggtgacttaaatggtcacgtgggtagagacagAAACGGCTATAGAAAGGTATACCacggattcggggaaattaataatgagggtaagtctattctagattttgcaatggcatatggacTCATCATAActaatactaggttcaaaaaacgggacgaacacttaatcacatataaaaatgtcacatcaaacacccaaatagattatttcctcatgagacaagaggaccgggtatgttgtagggattgtaagatGATatcgggagagtgtttgactactcaacataaacTTCTGGTatttgacgtccaagtaagaaattggaagagaaaaaatgacataaaacaaaatccaaaaatcaggtggtgggatttaaaatgggagaaacaactaatctttaaagaaaaattaaggagtagaagagaatggaatggagaaggacaaacaaaccaaatgtggagagaaatggctaatgccttGAGAA
The sequence above is a segment of the Diospyros lotus cultivar Yz01 chromosome 7, ASM1463336v1, whole genome shotgun sequence genome. Coding sequences within it:
- the LOC127805695 gene encoding LOW QUALITY PROTEIN: pentatricopeptide repeat-containing protein At5g48910-like (The sequence of the model RefSeq protein was modified relative to this genomic sequence to represent the inferred CDS: inserted 1 base in 1 codon; substituted 1 base at 1 genomic stop codon); translation: MHINLEIWCKPKGSEVFDKSPVGDVVEWTAMIDPYGKRVDITKARELFEKMPDRNVISWSAMMASHSPAGDFREVLSLFRQMQEVGVEPNESVLVSVLTTCAHLGALAQGFCVHSYAKRRNLDSNPILATALVDVYSKCGCVELALPVIDNIPNKDAGAWNAIISGSAMSGTLXELFXLFNKMTTEGTQPTEITFVSLLSACTHSRLVKGGLKLFEQMDTFYGVKPKLEHYACVVDLLARAGMVKEAEMFIEEEMGGIERGDVNVWGALLSACRANGNVDVANRVWKKLASMRVGSQYNKPGCSVIGVNGVVHEFHESLQEMCGLLDSLSNASYIA